From a single Rickettsia endosymbiont of Cantharis rufa genomic region:
- a CDS encoding carbonic anhydrase: protein MIYVKYVILGLIMVSSLNLYAANKDIIADKKVIKVEVSKEHLKTLNEASTLLISCVDFRLIDETDKLMKQLGLEDNFDKVSLPGASLALVNEKYTYWGKTIEDTIGILQQLHNIKQIVFLDHRDCGAYKILVGQEYLKTREKETTEHTKILNKARNIIREKFPQLKVYTFLMGVDGVVEQIYEKSE from the coding sequence ATGATATATGTAAAATATGTAATTTTGGGATTAATTATGGTGTCTAGCTTAAATCTTTACGCTGCTAACAAAGATATAATTGCTGATAAAAAAGTTATAAAGGTAGAAGTAAGTAAAGAGCATTTAAAAACATTAAACGAAGCCTCTACTCTTTTAATTAGCTGTGTAGATTTTAGGTTAATAGATGAAACCGATAAATTAATGAAACAGTTGGGGTTAGAAGATAATTTTGATAAAGTATCACTGCCCGGTGCATCGCTTGCACTCGTCAACGAGAAATATACTTACTGGGGAAAAACAATAGAAGATACAATAGGAATTTTACAGCAGTTACATAATATTAAACAAATTGTGTTCCTTGACCATAGAGATTGCGGAGCTTATAAGATACTTGTAGGTCAAGAATATTTAAAAACACGTGAAAAAGAAACGACAGAGCATACAAAAATTTTAAATAAAGCACGTAACATAATCAGAGAAAAATTCCCCCAATTAAAGGTTTATACTTTCTTAATGGGTGTTGACGGTGTAGTAGAGCAGATTTATGAAAAGAGTGAATAA
- the pgsA gene encoding CDP-diacylglycerol--glycerol-3-phosphate 3-phosphatidyltransferase — protein MRIDKNLPNYLTIARIMVIPVIILAFYVNNPLARKLGALLFVLASITDFFDGYIARRYNLVTSFGKMFDPIADKLLVGCAIIMLLKKDNIDEIPCLLILAREFLVSGLREFLALVKVSVPVSRLAKVKTFLQMFALSILILGSKGSGIIYLDIVGEIILWIAAFLTIITGYSYFKACKKYF, from the coding sequence ATGAGAATAGACAAAAATTTACCTAATTATCTGACTATTGCTCGAATAATGGTAATTCCGGTTATTATATTGGCATTTTACGTAAATAATCCGCTTGCACGTAAATTAGGGGCGCTATTATTTGTTTTAGCTAGTATTACGGATTTTTTTGACGGTTATATTGCAAGAAGATATAATTTAGTTACGAGCTTTGGTAAGATGTTTGACCCTATAGCAGATAAGCTACTCGTAGGCTGTGCTATCATAATGCTACTAAAAAAAGATAATATAGATGAAATACCGTGTTTATTGATTTTAGCACGAGAGTTTTTAGTTAGCGGTCTTCGAGAGTTTTTAGCTTTAGTAAAAGTTAGTGTGCCTGTATCAAGACTTGCTAAGGTAAAAACTTTTTTACAAATGTTTGCTTTATCGATATTGATATTGGGCTCAAAGGGTTCAGGCATTATTTATTTAGATATAGTAGGAGAAATAATTTTGTGGATTGCTGCTTTTCTAACAATCATCACAGGTTATTCTTATTTTAAAGCATGTAAGAAATATTTTTAA